The following coding sequences are from one Natronorubrum halophilum window:
- a CDS encoding ParA family protein, whose protein sequence is MLSYTVYSEAGGVGKTSLTANLAVAHARAGLNVLVVPLDPQDGDLSRLLGVDDDRADGDADNLVRHIVQSPRGEFEDLIRTAEGVDIIPEHNMLSDLSDFLDREQKQAETLGDAYNIYAQLQRVLQDAGVADHYDVLICDPPATESDHLYNAIYATRNLVIPVEPSAKGQASVEGLEELATNFAGQLNIDVGVLGAVPNGVKNTSDQKEMIDEIAFPTPEVIGDRTSLLEGSWKQQCSAFRYVQEHRDRQRDYEVETLAQLDRIARYLEDQGGLEAPNPPEPGALKVEV, encoded by the coding sequence ATGCTATCGTACACAGTTTACAGTGAAGCTGGCGGCGTTGGGAAGACGTCGCTCACTGCAAACCTCGCCGTCGCGCACGCTCGAGCGGGTCTCAATGTCTTGGTCGTTCCACTCGATCCACAAGATGGCGATCTCAGTCGACTCCTTGGCGTCGACGACGACCGGGCCGACGGCGATGCAGATAACCTGGTCCGGCATATAGTTCAGAGTCCACGGGGGGAGTTCGAAGACCTGATTCGGACAGCAGAGGGGGTCGATATCATTCCAGAACATAACATGCTCTCGGATCTCTCGGATTTCCTCGACCGTGAACAAAAACAGGCCGAAACTCTCGGTGACGCATACAATATTTACGCCCAACTGCAGCGCGTCCTTCAGGATGCCGGCGTTGCCGACCATTATGACGTTCTGATCTGTGATCCGCCAGCCACGGAGTCAGACCACCTCTATAACGCGATATATGCGACGCGGAATTTAGTGATCCCTGTCGAGCCGTCGGCGAAAGGGCAGGCCTCGGTCGAAGGTCTCGAGGAACTCGCGACCAATTTCGCTGGCCAGTTGAATATCGACGTCGGTGTGCTCGGCGCCGTTCCGAACGGCGTCAAGAACACGAGTGATCAGAAAGAGATGATCGACGAGATCGCGTTCCCGACACCCGAGGTGATCGGTGACCGGACGTCACTACTCGAAGGTTCGTGGAAGCAACAGTGTTCGGCATTCCGGTACGTCCAGGAACATCGAGATCGACAGCGCGACTACGAGGTCGAGACGCTGGCTCAACTCGACCGAATCGCACGATACCTCGAGGACCAGGGTGGCCTTGAGGCCCCGAACCCGCCAGAACCAGGTGCGCTCAAGGTGGAAGTATGA
- a CDS encoding Gfo/Idh/MocA family oxidoreductase, which translates to MADIGIVGLDTSHAESFAAAIGDHSGANLAAVWDGGDVRSESYAREFCEQHEATRYDNPADLIGVVDAVMILTVNWDTHRELAVPFLASDVPTLIDKPIAGRLEDVNAIRSAIGETPFFGGSAVPYHSSLHSFDTGNGTDDRMFYCVGYNDSFYYGVHLVDTLCRLVGDRWVYVSRADDPGQTVDVAFDDGTHATIRLDNPGEEMQFSFFSIGDRTRMRDVGTTSAEMDSMYRLYLETFLEVVDGDADLSGYVLDAAELLLAIDATLEHDRPITPNCRVLADHAVDGRAFLESYSPYY; encoded by the coding sequence ATGGCCGATATTGGTATCGTCGGATTAGATACGAGTCATGCCGAGTCATTCGCCGCGGCGATCGGCGACCACTCCGGCGCGAATCTGGCTGCGGTCTGGGACGGCGGCGACGTCCGCAGCGAATCGTACGCACGCGAGTTTTGCGAACAGCACGAGGCGACACGGTACGACAACCCGGCGGATCTGATCGGCGTCGTCGACGCGGTGATGATCCTCACTGTTAACTGGGACACGCACCGGGAACTCGCCGTTCCGTTTCTCGCCAGCGACGTTCCCACGCTGATCGATAAACCGATCGCCGGACGGCTCGAGGACGTGAACGCGATCCGATCGGCGATCGGTGAGACACCGTTCTTCGGCGGGTCGGCGGTCCCGTACCACTCGTCGCTGCACTCGTTCGATACCGGGAACGGCACCGACGATCGGATGTTCTACTGCGTCGGCTACAACGATTCGTTCTATTACGGCGTCCACCTCGTCGACACGCTGTGTCGACTCGTCGGCGACCGGTGGGTCTACGTTTCGCGCGCCGACGATCCGGGACAGACGGTCGACGTCGCCTTCGACGACGGAACGCACGCGACGATCCGACTTGACAACCCGGGTGAGGAGATGCAGTTCTCCTTTTTCAGCATCGGTGATCGAACGCGAATGCGAGACGTCGGCACCACGAGCGCGGAAATGGACAGCATGTACCGCTTGTACCTCGAGACGTTCCTCGAGGTCGTCGACGGGGACGCCGACCTGAGCGGGTACGTCCTCGATGCGGCGGAACTCCTGCTGGCGATCGACGCGACGCTGGAACACGACCGCCCGATCACGCCGAACTGTCGCGTCCTCGCCGATCACGCCGTCGACGGACGGGCATTTCTCGAGAGCTACAGCCCGTACTACTGA
- a CDS encoding aldose 1-epimerase, whose amino-acid sequence MTDLRGATGPRISTDFKYRGLEAAFLENEHLRVMVLPGKGGDILEFRDKRTDVDVLWRTPHNWTPPRERYVPTASRATWNEHYPGGWQVNLPVAGDGMEIDGSAYGLHGESALLPWDAAVVRDDDEAVTLRLTVELVRYPFAVERDLTLPADGPRLEISESVTNVGEVPLEYVWQQHVTLGEPLLSPAARLDLPEATGITPPYGDAFPNARLEEETRFEWPNAPGRDGDAVDLREIPPRDATVHDQSYAVDMAEGWYALTNPDLDLGFALTFPLEPFECLWYWQPFGGYHESPWFNRNYNIGLEPTTAYPSGSYPDAQRENGTMKVIGAGETVEAAFTARTYCGLERVTGVGPGGTVDGE is encoded by the coding sequence GTGACCGACCTCCGCGGCGCCACCGGCCCCCGAATTTCGACCGACTTCAAGTATCGGGGACTCGAGGCCGCATTCCTCGAGAACGAGCACCTCCGCGTGATGGTCCTGCCGGGAAAGGGTGGGGACATCCTCGAGTTTCGCGATAAGCGAACGGACGTCGACGTCCTCTGGCGGACGCCCCACAACTGGACGCCGCCACGCGAGCGGTACGTCCCGACCGCCTCGAGGGCGACCTGGAACGAACACTACCCCGGCGGCTGGCAGGTCAACCTCCCCGTCGCGGGCGACGGCATGGAAATCGACGGCAGCGCCTACGGTCTCCACGGCGAGAGCGCCCTGCTTCCGTGGGATGCGGCGGTCGTCCGCGACGACGACGAGGCCGTGACGCTCCGACTGACCGTCGAACTCGTGCGCTACCCGTTCGCCGTCGAGCGCGACCTGACGCTCCCGGCCGACGGCCCCCGTCTCGAGATCAGCGAATCGGTCACGAACGTCGGTGAGGTCCCCCTCGAATACGTCTGGCAGCAACACGTTACCCTGGGCGAACCGCTGCTCTCCCCCGCCGCTCGGCTCGACCTCCCCGAGGCGACGGGGATCACGCCGCCGTACGGCGACGCGTTCCCGAACGCCCGCCTCGAGGAGGAGACGCGGTTCGAGTGGCCGAACGCGCCGGGTCGGGACGGCGACGCCGTCGATCTGCGCGAGATTCCGCCGCGGGACGCGACGGTCCACGACCAGTCGTACGCCGTCGACATGGCCGAGGGCTGGTACGCGCTCACCAACCCCGACCTCGACCTCGGGTTCGCGTTGACCTTCCCGCTCGAGCCGTTCGAGTGCCTCTGGTACTGGCAGCCGTTCGGTGGCTACCACGAGTCGCCGTGGTTTAACCGCAACTACAACATCGGTCTCGAACCGACGACCGCCTACCCCAGCGGCAGCTATCCGGACGCACAACGGGAGAACGGGACCATGAAGGTGATCGGGGCCGGCGAAACCGTCGAGGCAGCGTTCACCGCGAGGACTTACTGCGGCCTCGAGCGCGTCACCGGCGTCGGACCCGGCGGGACGGTCGACGGCGAGTAG
- a CDS encoding neutral/alkaline non-lysosomal ceramidase N-terminal domain-containing protein, with protein MGSNRDWQHGRETEGDVTAEWRVGTAKAPITPDPDESHRLIGFGAREGTMEGVEHDIYARAVALEDRTGRQLVVLSFELLFVFETQRAHLEEECAKRWELEPEALFITPSHTHYGPDYDVHAKGLDKGIDRDEDLVAAYREYVDGVLLEVIGDALDDLEPASLSQYSASCAIAMNRRRPTEDGIGFDPHPDGPVDHDLPVLTAETADGATKAVLFGYACHPTVGMAHCNEVNGDWPGYAMAELEETFEDATAVFVIGCAGDQKAYPQGTRDLVHRHAQTAVTAVERALVTEPRPVRGPLKLVADEIPLEIETPMKDGTPREGRQVTDHRPYPIQAIGFGTDLTILSLSGEVVAEFALRLKETLASPLWVAAYANNTGYLPTVRILAEGGYESWQSFEEGTYAPSTEERILSKSVAVAERAGARQRDV; from the coding sequence ATGGGATCCAATCGAGACTGGCAACACGGCCGCGAGACCGAGGGAGACGTGACCGCCGAGTGGCGGGTAGGCACGGCGAAGGCACCGATCACTCCGGATCCCGACGAGTCCCATCGACTCATCGGATTCGGCGCCCGCGAGGGGACGATGGAGGGCGTCGAGCACGACATCTACGCACGCGCCGTCGCGCTCGAGGACCGCACGGGCCGACAACTCGTCGTCCTCTCGTTCGAACTGCTGTTCGTGTTCGAGACCCAGCGCGCCCACCTCGAAGAGGAGTGTGCGAAGCGGTGGGAGCTCGAACCCGAGGCGCTGTTCATCACGCCGAGTCACACCCACTACGGCCCGGACTACGACGTCCACGCCAAGGGGCTCGACAAGGGGATCGACCGCGACGAAGACCTTGTCGCCGCCTACCGCGAGTACGTCGACGGTGTGCTGCTCGAGGTCATCGGCGACGCGCTCGACGACCTCGAGCCCGCATCGCTGTCGCAGTATTCCGCGTCGTGCGCCATCGCGATGAACCGACGGCGGCCGACCGAGGACGGCATCGGCTTCGATCCGCACCCGGACGGGCCAGTCGACCACGACCTGCCGGTGTTGACCGCCGAGACGGCGGACGGTGCGACGAAGGCCGTCCTGTTCGGCTACGCCTGCCACCCGACGGTCGGGATGGCCCACTGTAACGAAGTCAACGGCGACTGGCCGGGGTACGCGATGGCGGAGTTAGAGGAGACATTCGAGGACGCAACGGCCGTGTTCGTCATCGGCTGCGCCGGCGATCAGAAGGCGTACCCGCAGGGAACCCGCGACCTCGTCCACCGCCATGCGCAGACGGCGGTGACGGCGGTCGAACGCGCGCTCGTTACGGAACCACGGCCGGTTCGCGGCCCCCTGAAACTGGTCGCAGACGAAATCCCTCTCGAGATCGAGACGCCGATGAAGGATGGGACGCCTCGAGAGGGGCGGCAGGTCACCGACCACCGCCCGTATCCAATCCAGGCGATTGGGTTCGGCACCGACCTCACGATCCTCTCGCTGTCGGGCGAAGTCGTCGCGGAGTTCGCCCTGCGACTGAAGGAGACGCTGGCGTCGCCCCTCTGGGTGGCGGCGTACGCGAACAACACCGGCTACCTGCCGACGGTTCGGATCCTCGCGGAAGGCGGCTACGAGTCGTGGCAGTCTTTCGAGGAGGGGACATACGCGCCCTCGACCGAGGAGCGCATCCTCTCGAAATCGGTCGCGGTGGCCGAGCGCGCCGGCGCCCGGCAGAGGGACGTGTGA
- a CDS encoding aminotransferase class III-fold pyridoxal phosphate-dependent enzyme translates to MSSGSPLASSSRSTRRSRELIERAANVVPGCSQTNSKRPSQFVQGVSPTHIERAQGSRLWDPDGNEYVDCNAALGPVLLGHNYPAVTEAVSRQLEDGTMYTMEHPLHVEVAELFTEVVPCAEMVKFAKSGNDVTALAAKVARAHTGRNVIATQGYHGWPDVWMGANEDLNRGIPDVVGDYTESFAYNDLESVERIFEDHPDDVAAIVTTPVNLEESEDGFLEDLRDLADREGAVLVFDEVLTGFRFAIGGAQEYFGVTPDLACFAKAMANGFPISALAGTREVMETIDDDDFFYSMTYAGDAVSLAAAKATITVQREEDVHGHIFRQGETLMNGYNELAAELELGDVTRANGFPPRFAIDFSDDVRIGSSTGDDSAGQLLRSLFMQEAHRRGVLYTGAHIPTYSHTDEDVEIVLDVYHECLTVVRDALEAGKVEQRLEGDPVGATLRERTGDEESSE, encoded by the coding sequence ATGTCCAGCGGTTCACCGTTAGCCTCGAGTAGTCGATCGACACGTCGATCGCGAGAACTGATCGAACGAGCAGCGAACGTTGTACCGGGGTGTTCCCAGACGAACAGCAAGCGGCCGTCGCAGTTCGTCCAGGGTGTCTCGCCGACCCACATCGAACGCGCACAGGGAAGCCGGCTATGGGATCCGGACGGCAACGAGTACGTCGACTGCAACGCCGCGCTCGGGCCGGTACTGCTCGGACACAACTATCCTGCCGTGACCGAGGCCGTCTCGAGGCAACTCGAGGACGGCACGATGTACACGATGGAGCACCCGTTGCATGTGGAGGTCGCGGAGCTGTTCACCGAGGTCGTCCCCTGCGCCGAGATGGTGAAGTTCGCGAAGAGTGGCAACGACGTGACGGCGCTCGCCGCGAAGGTCGCCCGGGCGCACACCGGCCGCAACGTGATTGCGACTCAGGGCTACCACGGCTGGCCCGACGTCTGGATGGGGGCGAACGAGGACCTCAACCGCGGCATCCCCGACGTCGTCGGCGACTACACCGAGTCGTTCGCGTACAACGACCTCGAGAGCGTCGAGCGGATCTTCGAGGACCACCCCGACGACGTCGCCGCGATCGTGACGACACCAGTGAACCTAGAGGAGTCCGAAGACGGTTTCCTCGAGGACCTCCGCGACCTCGCCGATCGCGAGGGGGCGGTGCTGGTGTTCGACGAGGTGCTGACCGGGTTCCGGTTCGCGATCGGTGGCGCCCAGGAGTACTTCGGCGTCACGCCCGACCTGGCGTGTTTTGCGAAGGCGATGGCCAACGGGTTCCCGATATCAGCGCTGGCCGGCACGCGGGAGGTGATGGAGACCATCGACGACGACGATTTCTTCTACTCGATGACCTACGCCGGCGACGCGGTCTCGCTCGCGGCCGCCAAGGCGACGATCACCGTCCAGCGCGAGGAGGACGTCCACGGACACATCTTCCGGCAGGGGGAGACGCTCATGAACGGCTACAACGAACTCGCCGCCGAACTCGAGCTGGGGGACGTAACCCGAGCGAACGGTTTCCCGCCGCGGTTCGCGATCGACTTCAGCGACGACGTGCGGATCGGGTCGTCGACGGGGGACGACTCCGCGGGGCAACTCCTGCGGAGCCTGTTCATGCAGGAGGCCCACAGACGGGGTGTGCTCTACACCGGCGCCCACATTCCCACCTACAGCCACACCGACGAGGACGTCGAGATCGTGCTGGACGTCTACCACGAGTGTCTCACCGTCGTCCGGGACGCGCTCGAGGCCGGCAAGGTCGAGCAGCGACTCGAGGGCGACCCCGTCGGCGCGACGCTGCGGGAGCGAACCGGTGACGAGGAGTCGAGCGAGTAG
- a CDS encoding neutral/alkaline non-lysosomal ceramidase N-terminal domain-containing protein: MLPHEARLRAGTATADVTPDDPVVMSGYGARDGRSTGVNDPLFASALVLDDGHTTVGVASVDVLNVSRELTRAVTDSLAAEGVDLETVVLAATHTHAGPYVPARALDVSPPLRATEDVSEVVASLERGIVNIFDRAYERVEPARIRVGHASERETLVNRRAGGGVSGNVRMPAGPIDPRVTALLVETESGAETVVYNVACHPVCTTAEETLLSADWPSAARARIEAERDGATVLFCNGAAGDINPAGLDEHRSGSAVYDCMDRVGSRIGNAVCRALEDAESGDASTLRRAPICVDETDLRLPVKRTPALETIRARIDDLDAQLTTLERAGDEVGHENVWRDRQYAEELLAIARWDARFLPAKLTFVEIGPIGLLGMPGEMHARHGLRLRERARVPSLLPVGYANGYVGYVPTLDDLENGGYEVRTMKIAPDAIVEFRDCALELVGGLEPHRPGTVPNSERQNSYRDRA; the protein is encoded by the coding sequence ATGCTGCCTCACGAAGCGCGACTGCGCGCGGGAACCGCTACGGCGGACGTCACGCCGGACGACCCCGTCGTGATGAGCGGCTACGGCGCCCGCGACGGCCGCTCGACGGGCGTCAACGATCCGCTGTTCGCGTCGGCGCTCGTCCTCGACGACGGACACACGACGGTCGGCGTCGCCTCGGTCGACGTCCTGAACGTCTCCCGGGAACTCACGCGGGCGGTGACCGACTCGCTGGCCGCCGAGGGCGTCGACCTCGAGACGGTCGTCCTCGCGGCGACCCACACCCACGCCGGACCCTACGTTCCGGCGCGAGCGCTCGACGTCAGCCCGCCGCTGCGAGCGACCGAGGACGTCTCCGAGGTCGTCGCGTCCCTCGAGCGCGGGATCGTCAACATATTTGATCGCGCGTACGAGCGCGTAGAGCCGGCACGAATCCGCGTCGGTCACGCGTCGGAGCGCGAGACGCTGGTGAACCGCCGCGCCGGCGGCGGCGTGAGCGGGAACGTTCGCATGCCGGCCGGCCCGATCGATCCACGGGTGACGGCGCTGCTCGTCGAGACCGAGTCGGGGGCTGAGACCGTCGTCTACAACGTCGCGTGCCATCCGGTGTGTACGACGGCCGAGGAGACGCTGCTGTCGGCCGACTGGCCCAGCGCCGCGCGAGCGCGGATCGAAGCCGAGCGCGACGGTGCGACGGTCCTCTTTTGCAACGGCGCGGCCGGGGACATCAATCCGGCCGGTCTGGACGAGCACCGCTCGGGGTCGGCCGTCTACGACTGCATGGACCGCGTCGGCTCGCGGATCGGCAACGCGGTGTGCCGGGCGCTCGAGGACGCTGAATCGGGCGACGCCTCGACGCTGCGCCGGGCGCCGATCTGCGTCGACGAGACCGACCTTCGACTGCCCGTCAAGCGGACGCCGGCTCTCGAGACGATCCGGGCGCGGATCGACGACCTCGACGCGCAACTCACGACCCTCGAACGGGCCGGCGACGAGGTCGGTCACGAGAACGTGTGGCGGGACCGCCAGTACGCAGAAGAGCTGCTGGCGATCGCCCGGTGGGACGCGCGATTCCTCCCGGCGAAACTCACCTTCGTTGAGATCGGTCCTATCGGCCTGCTGGGGATGCCCGGCGAGATGCATGCGCGCCACGGGCTCCGCCTCAGGGAGCGGGCGCGCGTCCCGTCGCTCCTCCCAGTGGGCTACGCCAACGGCTACGTCGGCTACGTGCCGACGCTCGACGATCTCGAGAACGGCGGTTACGAGGTTCGAACGATGAAGATCGCGCCCGACGCGATCGTCGAGTTCCGCGACTGTGCGCTCGAACTCGTCGGCGGACTCGAGCCGCACCGACCTGGAACGGTGCCGAACTCCGAACGACAAAACAGCTATAGGGATCGTGCGTGA
- a CDS encoding ACT domain-containing protein, translating into MAELSGIIAGRGDNIQTVEHVRSDDRLDVGEALLTFLDETSGGATPRRSARRSLTTSTPYSE; encoded by the coding sequence ATGGCGGAACTTTCGGGGATCATCGCGGGTCGCGGGGACAACATCCAGACGGTCGAACACGTGCGATCGGACGACCGGCTTGACGTCGGCGAGGCGCTCCTGACGTTCCTCGACGAGACCAGCGGCGGGGCCACGCCGAGGCGGTCCGCGAGGCGATCGCTGACCACGAGTACGCCGTACAGCGAGTGA
- a CDS encoding zinc-dependent alcohol dehydrogenase, protein MTTNPTIVFTDVETVTIEEHPVPEPDPDEVVIRTDRTLVSTGTELTILSGDVPPGSAWDDHIEYPFTPGYNNVGTVTAVGESVDDLAEGDRVATYGSHAKYVVASAEGCRPIPDGVSDDEATFFTIAEIVMNGIRRSDLVWGETAVVYGLGLLGQLTAQLCHAAGARPVVAADVADLRLGYLPERPGLTAANPIDDDVPAVVRVAAGDRLADVVFEVTGNPDVITDELESLREQGRFVVLSSPRGETAFDFHDHCNSPSYTLVGAHNSSHPSVATPANPWTQHRHAELFFNLVAEGTLEVASLVSHRESYAAAPGLYDDLLADRTEAMGVVLEW, encoded by the coding sequence ATGACAACGAATCCAACCATCGTCTTCACCGACGTCGAAACGGTAACGATCGAAGAACACCCGGTTCCCGAGCCGGACCCCGACGAAGTCGTTATTCGGACCGACCGCACGCTAGTGAGTACTGGAACGGAACTCACTATCCTCTCGGGCGACGTCCCGCCGGGGTCCGCCTGGGACGACCACATCGAGTACCCGTTCACGCCCGGCTACAACAACGTGGGAACGGTCACGGCCGTCGGCGAGTCGGTCGACGATCTCGCCGAGGGGGACCGCGTCGCCACGTACGGCTCGCACGCGAAATACGTCGTTGCGAGCGCCGAGGGATGCCGACCGATCCCGGATGGCGTGAGCGACGACGAGGCGACGTTCTTCACCATTGCCGAGATCGTGATGAACGGCATTCGCCGGAGCGACCTCGTGTGGGGCGAGACCGCGGTCGTCTACGGACTCGGCCTGCTGGGACAGCTCACAGCCCAACTTTGTCACGCCGCCGGCGCCCGACCCGTGGTTGCGGCCGACGTCGCGGACTTGAGGCTCGGCTACCTGCCCGAGCGGCCGGGACTCACGGCTGCGAACCCGATCGACGACGACGTTCCAGCGGTCGTCCGAGTGGCCGCCGGCGATCGGCTAGCCGACGTTGTCTTCGAGGTGACCGGCAACCCAGATGTGATCACCGACGAACTCGAGTCGCTCCGAGAGCAGGGCCGGTTCGTCGTCCTCAGCAGCCCGCGCGGGGAGACCGCGTTCGACTTCCATGACCACTGCAACTCGCCGAGTTACACCCTTGTCGGGGCGCACAACTCGTCGCACCCGTCGGTTGCGACGCCGGCGAACCCGTGGACGCAGCACCGACACGCCGAACTGTTCTTCAACCTCGTCGCCGAGGGTACCCTCGAGGTCGCCTCGCTCGTCAGCCACCGTGAGTCGTACGCGGCGGCTCCGGGGCTGTACGACGACCTGCTCGCCGATCGAACCGAGGCGATGGGCGTCGTCCTCGAATGGTAG
- a CDS encoding Gfo/Idh/MocA family protein, with translation MSADPVRVGMLSAAHLHAGAYASVLRSLDGAELVGVVDEYDDRGREFAETHGTDFLDAESLLERADGVVVCSTNVRHRNWIERASATGVDVLSEKPLSPAAEDARAIVDTCRDADVHLGVAMPLRFSLPARRAKAALEDGTIGSLRAISGTNRGQLPGGWFVDPDATGGGAVMDHTVHIVDLVHWLTGDRVAEVYAETGTRFHDISVEDVNVLSMTLEDGTQFSLDGSWSRPDEWDFWGDATVSLVGTDATVDVDCFAQKLTHTDDSDESDGIQSLYWGSDPNAGLVADFVEAIRADRAPETTGAEGVAAVAVVEAAYESAERGEPVDVAY, from the coding sequence ATGAGCGCCGATCCGGTCCGCGTCGGCATGTTGTCGGCCGCACACCTGCACGCGGGCGCCTACGCGTCGGTCCTCCGTTCGCTCGACGGCGCCGAACTCGTCGGCGTGGTGGACGAGTACGACGACCGCGGTCGGGAGTTCGCCGAGACGCACGGGACCGACTTCCTCGACGCCGAGTCGCTGCTCGAGCGCGCCGACGGTGTCGTCGTCTGCTCGACGAACGTCCGCCACCGCAACTGGATCGAGCGAGCGAGCGCCACCGGGGTCGACGTCCTCTCCGAAAAGCCGCTCTCGCCGGCAGCCGAGGACGCTCGAGCCATCGTCGACACATGCCGGGACGCGGACGTCCACCTGGGGGTCGCCATGCCGCTTCGGTTCAGTCTCCCGGCCAGGCGGGCGAAGGCGGCCCTCGAGGACGGGACGATCGGTTCGCTGCGGGCGATCAGCGGCACGAATCGAGGACAGCTGCCCGGCGGCTGGTTCGTCGATCCCGACGCCACGGGCGGCGGGGCCGTGATGGACCATACGGTCCACATCGTCGACCTCGTCCACTGGCTGACCGGCGACCGCGTCGCCGAGGTGTACGCCGAGACGGGCACGCGGTTCCACGACATTTCGGTCGAGGACGTCAACGTGCTCTCGATGACCCTCGAGGACGGGACGCAGTTCTCGCTCGACGGCTCGTGGAGCCGACCCGACGAGTGGGACTTCTGGGGCGACGCGACCGTGAGCCTCGTCGGCACCGATGCAACGGTCGACGTCGACTGCTTCGCGCAGAAACTCACCCACACGGACGACAGTGACGAGAGTGACGGGATCCAGTCGCTGTACTGGGGCAGCGATCCGAACGCTGGACTCGTGGCAGACTTCGTCGAGGCGATCCGCGCCGACCGCGCGCCCGAGACGACCGGCGCCGAGGGCGTCGCCGCCGTCGCCGTCGTCGAGGCGGCCTACGAGTCCGCCGAGCGCGGCGAACCCGTAGACGTGGCGTACTGA
- a CDS encoding Gfo/Idh/MocA family protein, translating into MVRIGLIGSGFMSQMHVDAYAEIDDATVAAVASPNTADEFVERAGLEATTYRSAETMMDEANVDAIDVCSPTPTHRPMVEAAVERGLDVFCEKPIAGSLADARAITDVVAEADVMFMVGHVLRFFPQYARIRDLVRDGGIGDPGVARARRLSEFPAWGHENWYADRDSSGGVLLDLAIHDFDYLRWVVGDIDRVFARRTTWDRGEQAHATVRFADGAVGYVEASWGLPPDHGLEHSFELAGDDGLVEFDGDEPAVTTRTAAGTDAESPLAADGYQRQLEAFLESRRTGDSPPVTAEDAVEALRVSLAALRSAAEGRPVEVEEVRA; encoded by the coding sequence ATGGTACGCATTGGGTTGATCGGCAGCGGCTTCATGTCACAGATGCACGTAGACGCCTACGCCGAAATCGACGACGCGACCGTCGCGGCGGTCGCCTCGCCGAACACGGCCGACGAGTTCGTCGAACGCGCGGGCCTCGAGGCGACGACCTACCGCTCGGCGGAGACGATGATGGACGAGGCGAACGTCGACGCAATCGACGTCTGTTCGCCGACGCCAACGCACCGACCGATGGTCGAAGCGGCCGTCGAACGCGGTCTCGACGTATTCTGCGAGAAACCGATCGCCGGATCGCTCGCCGACGCGCGCGCGATCACGGATGTCGTCGCCGAAGCTGACGTGATGTTCATGGTCGGCCACGTCCTCCGGTTCTTTCCGCAGTACGCCCGGATTCGAGACCTCGTTCGAGACGGCGGGATCGGCGACCCCGGCGTCGCCAGAGCGCGCCGGCTCTCGGAATTTCCCGCGTGGGGACACGAGAACTGGTACGCCGACCGCGACAGCAGCGGCGGCGTCCTGCTCGATCTCGCGATCCACGACTTCGACTATCTCCGGTGGGTCGTCGGCGACATCGATCGCGTCTTCGCGCGCCGGACGACGTGGGACCGCGGCGAGCAGGCCCACGCGACGGTCCGATTCGCCGACGGCGCCGTCGGCTACGTCGAGGCGTCGTGGGGGCTCCCGCCGGACCACGGCCTCGAGCACTCGTTCGAACTGGCCGGCGACGACGGCCTCGTCGAGTTCGACGGGGACGAACCGGCCGTCACGACGCGGACGGCGGCGGGGACGGACGCGGAGAGTCCGCTCGCCGCGGACGGCTACCAGCGCCAGCTCGAGGCGTTCCTCGAGAGCCGACGAACGGGTGACTCGCCGCCCGTGACCGCCGAGGACGCGGTCGAGGCGTTGCGAGTCTCGCTGGCGGCGCTCCGATCTGCGGCCGAGGGGCGACCCGTCGAGGTTGAGGAGGTGCGCGCATGA